A genome region from Colwellia sp. Arc7-D includes the following:
- the glnE gene encoding bifunctional [glutamate--ammonia ligase]-adenylyl-L-tyrosine phosphorylase/[glutamate--ammonia-ligase] adenylyltransferase: MPNSSPLSFSPLLEEQKIKSWLQFSQQFPNVTDSLSPERLTLFKNAIVLSDFILRSAIQAPTLIVALFNSEQLLTQQTPDYRAMLLESVEQCQTEEQLQHYLRMFRLEQMVHIAVGDFLLDISLDESLKRLSALADNLIIAANNWLSIFCQEKWGMPVNSAGDPQRLLVYGMGKLGGKELNFSSDIDLIFVYPEAGETQGVRRSIDNQLFFTRLGQKLITALHQQTADGFVYRVDMRLRPFGESGPLVLSFTAMENYYQDQGRDWERYAMLKARLIGESDYHGQLSDMLRPFVYRRYIDFSVIDSLRRMKAMIAQEVRRKQLNNNIKLGAGGIREVEFIVQVFQMIRGGRDKDLQHRNLLTVLPLLVTHGELTPQSAQVLTHSYRFLRRVENIIQALNDQQTQTLPECELDQQRLVTILADSDCIDWPTFLAQLTFHMQGVHQQFGELIGEESPNRQAVDQYWTTLWDSQWSDEESIAWIEQSPQLLDNTDGIRFKHSESLWLTLRDFRREMIKRSMGSRGRQILDKLIPTVLWHLAELKLTDQTLARVLGVLTTVATRTAYLELLFENEGALKQLIHLCRNSSWVAEHIAKFPILLDELIDPKLFHQPPLLSSYAAELRETMLRVPEDDQEAQMITLRQFKQAKQLRIAAADITGILPITKVSDHLTALAEALVEEVANLAWQQMALRFGVPSSKLDGQDKGFAVIGYGKLGGIELGYSSDLDLVFVHDADMAEMTSGEKSISAGQFYLKLAQRMMHLFNTRMANGILYELDMRLRPSGNAGLLMVHIDTFAHYQNSDAWTWEHQALVRTRIIYGHDALALRFKEIKREVLMRKRDKALLLEDVIKMRDKMRLHLDKSTSAEVDIKQGLGGLVDIEFLVQYLVLAYSAEHPKLSDYSDNINLLEYLASIDVITVQQQQALVDNYCKLRDFSHQATLQNSPAMISEAEFSAQHNQVMNIVKSLLH; this comes from the coding sequence GTGCCTAATTCATCTCCTTTGTCATTTTCACCATTACTTGAAGAGCAAAAAATTAAAAGCTGGCTGCAGTTTTCTCAACAATTTCCTAACGTTACCGATAGCCTTTCGCCAGAACGATTAACATTATTTAAAAACGCGATTGTGTTAAGTGATTTTATATTACGCAGTGCGATACAGGCTCCAACCTTGATTGTTGCACTGTTTAATAGTGAACAGTTACTTACTCAACAAACACCTGATTATAGAGCTATGCTCCTCGAAAGTGTTGAGCAGTGTCAAACCGAAGAACAACTGCAACATTATTTGAGAATGTTCCGTTTAGAGCAAATGGTTCATATTGCTGTTGGTGATTTTTTGTTGGATATATCGCTTGATGAATCACTTAAAAGACTCTCTGCTTTGGCCGATAACTTAATTATTGCCGCCAATAATTGGTTATCAATATTTTGTCAGGAAAAATGGGGTATGCCAGTTAATTCTGCCGGTGATCCTCAACGTTTACTGGTCTATGGCATGGGGAAGTTAGGCGGTAAAGAACTTAACTTTTCATCTGATATCGATTTAATTTTTGTTTATCCTGAGGCTGGTGAAACACAAGGTGTTAGGCGTTCTATCGACAACCAATTATTTTTTACCCGTTTAGGTCAAAAATTAATTACTGCGCTTCATCAACAAACAGCCGATGGTTTTGTGTATCGAGTTGATATGCGTTTGCGACCCTTTGGTGAAAGCGGACCTTTAGTCTTGTCGTTTACTGCCATGGAAAATTACTATCAAGATCAAGGGCGTGACTGGGAACGTTATGCCATGTTAAAAGCGCGATTAATCGGCGAAAGCGACTATCATGGCCAATTATCAGATATGCTTCGCCCATTTGTTTATCGACGCTACATCGACTTTAGTGTTATTGATAGCCTTCGCCGAATGAAAGCCATGATTGCTCAAGAGGTCAGGCGAAAACAGCTTAACAATAATATTAAGTTGGGCGCTGGCGGTATTCGAGAAGTCGAGTTTATTGTACAAGTTTTTCAGATGATCAGAGGCGGTCGTGATAAGGATTTACAACATCGTAATTTATTAACCGTACTGCCTTTATTGGTCACTCACGGTGAACTTACCCCGCAGAGCGCGCAGGTGTTAACTCATAGTTATCGATTTTTACGTCGAGTTGAGAATATTATTCAAGCGCTTAATGACCAACAAACCCAAACCTTACCTGAATGCGAACTAGACCAACAAAGATTAGTGACTATTCTTGCTGATAGCGATTGTATTGATTGGCCAACTTTTCTTGCTCAACTTACCTTTCATATGCAAGGTGTTCATCAACAATTTGGCGAACTTATTGGTGAAGAAAGTCCTAACCGACAAGCTGTTGACCAATACTGGACAACATTATGGGATAGCCAATGGAGCGATGAGGAGTCTATTGCTTGGATTGAGCAGTCACCTCAACTACTTGATAATACCGACGGTATAAGATTCAAACATAGCGAATCTTTATGGCTGACATTAAGAGACTTTCGCCGTGAAATGATCAAACGCAGTATGGGGAGTCGGGGTAGACAAATTCTGGACAAACTAATCCCTACCGTACTTTGGCATTTGGCTGAATTAAAGTTAACCGACCAGACTTTAGCGAGAGTCTTAGGGGTATTAACAACGGTTGCAACACGAACGGCATATCTAGAGTTACTGTTCGAAAATGAAGGCGCTTTAAAGCAGTTAATTCATTTATGTCGCAACAGCAGTTGGGTAGCAGAGCACATAGCTAAGTTTCCAATATTATTAGATGAACTTATTGACCCTAAGCTTTTTCATCAGCCCCCTCTATTGTCTTCATATGCCGCTGAACTTCGAGAAACTATGCTGCGGGTGCCGGAAGACGATCAAGAAGCGCAAATGATCACTTTACGCCAGTTTAAACAAGCTAAACAATTACGCATTGCCGCAGCAGATATCACGGGTATTTTACCCATTACTAAAGTCAGTGATCACTTAACCGCTTTAGCTGAAGCACTTGTAGAAGAAGTTGCCAATTTAGCATGGCAACAAATGGCGCTGCGTTTTGGTGTGCCTAGCAGTAAGTTAGATGGCCAAGATAAAGGCTTTGCTGTTATTGGTTACGGTAAATTAGGCGGGATTGAGCTCGGTTATAGCTCAGATTTAGATTTAGTCTTTGTTCATGATGCTGATATGGCTGAAATGACTTCTGGCGAAAAGTCGATTTCTGCGGGGCAATTTTATTTAAAACTTGCGCAAAGAATGATGCATTTATTCAATACCCGCATGGCAAATGGCATATTATATGAGCTAGATATGCGTTTGAGACCTTCAGGTAATGCGGGCTTGTTAATGGTGCATATAGACACTTTTGCTCATTATCAAAACAGTGATGCTTGGACATGGGAGCATCAAGCATTAGTGCGAACTCGCATTATATATGGTCATGATGCGCTAGCGCTGAGGTTTAAAGAAATTAAGCGCGAGGTTTTAATGAGGAAGCGCGACAAGGCACTATTACTTGAAGATGTGATAAAAATGCGTGATAAAATGCGCTTACATTTAGATAAATCTACATCGGCAGAAGTTGATATTAAGCAAGGTCTTGGGGGCTTAGTTGACATTGAGTTTCTTGTGCAATACTTAGTGCTCGCTTACTCTGCAGAACACCCTAAATTGAGCGATTACTCCGATAATATTAACTTGCTCGAATACTTAGCCAGTATTGATGTTATTACTGTGCAGCAGCAACAAGCTTTAGTGGATAACTACTGCAAGTTGCGTGACTTTAGTCATCAAGCAACCTTACAAAATAGCCCTGCGATGATATCTGAAGCTGAGTTTTCTGCACAACATAACCAAGTGATGAACATTGTTAAATCGTTATTGCATTAA
- a CDS encoding DUF350 domain-containing protein, with translation MNTFIEITGLNLELLIFLAIDITIAIILLGAMRFISGLSAKVNSTDELAKEDNFAFGISVAGSVAALGIVLTGAITGENADSYLMEIIGMASYGILGLILIKIGRIFHDRFALNHIDKNAEIKSRNIAVGIVDASGAIATAIVIRAVLLWVYGLDISTFTAIVAGFIVSQAMLVLVTRLKERQYAKNNQNHSMQTAFAEGHVALAIRYAGQAISTALAVTAASHFLTYSPDTLLVNLVGWLVFGMVMTLLVALLTSIAKRLVLMGINLVEEVDQQHNIGVASVEMAISISIALILTALMS, from the coding sequence ATGAATACATTTATTGAAATAACCGGCCTAAATCTAGAGCTATTAATCTTCTTAGCGATTGATATTACTATTGCCATTATATTACTTGGCGCAATGCGCTTTATTAGTGGTTTATCGGCAAAGGTCAACTCAACAGACGAACTTGCCAAAGAAGATAACTTTGCTTTTGGTATTAGCGTTGCTGGTAGTGTAGCCGCCTTAGGTATTGTATTAACCGGTGCCATAACAGGCGAAAATGCTGATAGTTACTTGATGGAAATCATTGGCATGGCGAGTTACGGAATATTAGGTTTAATTTTAATTAAAATTGGCCGAATTTTTCATGATCGCTTTGCCTTGAACCACATAGACAAAAACGCAGAGATTAAGTCTCGTAATATTGCAGTAGGCATTGTCGACGCTTCAGGCGCTATTGCCACAGCGATTGTTATTCGCGCAGTTTTACTTTGGGTTTACGGTTTAGACATCAGCACATTTACGGCTATTGTCGCGGGCTTTATTGTTTCACAAGCCATGTTAGTGTTAGTTACTCGCCTTAAAGAACGTCAATATGCGAAAAACAACCAAAATCACAGCATGCAAACCGCTTTTGCTGAGGGTCATGTTGCGCTTGCTATTCGCTATGCGGGCCAGGCAATTAGTACCGCTTTAGCCGTAACCGCTGCCAGTCACTTTTTAACCTACAGCCCAGATACTTTATTGGTAAACTTAGTGGGTTGGTTAGTCTTTGGCATGGTGATGACTTTATTGGTCGCCCTACTCACCTCAATTGCTAAACGTTTAGTACTCATGGGTATTAATTTAGTTGAAGAAGTAGACCAACAGCATAATATTGGTGTCGCTTCAGTCGAAATGGCGATCAGTATCTCAATTGCGCTAATACTAACGGCTTTAATGTCTTAA
- a CDS encoding polyamine aminopropyltransferase — protein MTIQRNRLWDDTLLILTMAVLAGCGLIYEYLLSHYAGRVLGIMESTIYAMIGLMIVAMGLGAFAARKIQCAFNGFVWLELTIAFLGSSSILIIGGLIALTQTFPEVLGSMFNLPPDAYPRGGLFKQLSFIAFNSPYFFGFILGFFIGMEIPLIARIREEIHQKHLKNNLGTIYGADYIGAGIGAAIWVIFLLSIDISKASALTAALNLTAGIVFILYYWQRLTWRKTLITAHGVLLIMILAIYQFGNGWLSQMSNLLYLDKVVYSDKTRFQQLTFTQRNMGPNDGNIINFYLNGRLQFSSSDEFIYHSYLVNPVLAGSARHDNILIIGGGDGLALRDVLQWQPKNVTLVDLDTELIDLFKNPHEKLPYSLANKVEGLNEASLRDERVNIISADAFIAIDTLLQNQQTFDAIIVDLPDPSHPDLNKLYSVNFYARLKQLLAGDGLIGIQSASPYHAKNAFIAIGKTVQAAGYSTVQQYHDNVPSFGEWGWTIASKMGAAPLTRLKSMEEFPTPHHWLTLPMAINAFEFSRDFYQDSESVPINYLGSHAIYQLHQQAWQDQQGLNNAHLQ, from the coding sequence ATGACAATCCAAAGAAATCGGCTATGGGACGATACACTCCTGATTCTAACGATGGCTGTTTTAGCAGGTTGTGGACTGATATACGAATACCTATTATCGCATTATGCCGGCCGTGTTTTGGGCATAATGGAAAGCACTATATACGCTATGATTGGCTTGATGATCGTTGCTATGGGGTTAGGGGCATTTGCAGCACGAAAAATTCAATGTGCTTTTAATGGTTTTGTTTGGTTAGAGCTTACTATTGCATTTTTGGGTAGCAGTTCAATATTGATCATTGGCGGACTAATAGCACTAACGCAAACCTTTCCTGAAGTTTTAGGCTCAATGTTCAACTTACCGCCAGACGCATACCCGCGTGGTGGTCTATTTAAACAACTCAGCTTTATTGCCTTTAATAGTCCTTACTTTTTTGGTTTTATTTTAGGTTTCTTTATCGGCATGGAAATACCGTTGATTGCGCGTATTCGAGAAGAAATACACCAAAAGCATCTTAAAAATAACTTAGGTACTATTTACGGTGCAGATTATATCGGCGCAGGTATTGGCGCAGCGATATGGGTTATATTTCTCTTATCAATAGACATCAGTAAAGCCAGTGCATTAACGGCGGCATTAAACCTCACTGCAGGTATCGTTTTTATCCTCTATTACTGGCAAAGACTGACCTGGCGAAAAACCTTAATTACAGCGCATGGTGTTTTGTTAATCATGATTTTAGCTATATATCAATTTGGCAATGGTTGGTTGAGCCAGATGAGCAACTTACTTTATCTCGATAAAGTTGTTTATAGTGATAAAACACGCTTTCAACAGCTAACATTTACCCAACGAAATATGGGGCCGAACGATGGCAACATTATTAACTTCTATTTAAATGGCCGCTTACAGTTCTCATCATCAGACGAGTTTATTTACCACAGCTATCTAGTTAACCCAGTTTTAGCTGGTTCAGCACGCCATGATAATATTTTAATTATTGGCGGCGGTGATGGCTTAGCTTTACGAGATGTTCTGCAATGGCAACCTAAAAATGTCACCCTCGTTGATTTAGATACCGAGTTAATTGATTTATTTAAAAATCCACATGAGAAATTGCCTTACTCACTCGCCAATAAAGTTGAAGGTTTGAATGAAGCTAGCTTGCGTGATGAACGTGTGAACATTATTTCTGCTGATGCCTTTATAGCGATTGATACCTTATTGCAAAACCAGCAGACATTCGATGCAATTATTGTTGATTTACCCGACCCTAGTCATCCAGATCTTAATAAACTTTATTCCGTAAACTTTTATGCTCGTTTAAAACAGCTACTGGCTGGCGATGGCTTAATTGGTATTCAATCGGCTAGCCCTTACCACGCTAAAAACGCATTTATTGCCATAGGAAAAACCGTACAAGCTGCAGGCTACTCAACGGTTCAACAGTATCATGATAACGTGCCTAGTTTTGGCGAGTGGGGCTGGACTATTGCCAGCAAAATGGGAGCAGCGCCACTGACAAGGTTAAAAAGTATGGAAGAATTCCCTACACCACATCATTGGCTCACATTACCAATGGCCATTAATGCTTTTGAATTCTCTAGAGACTTTTATCAAGATAGCGAGTCAGTCCCCATTAACTATCTCGGTAGTCATGCTATTTATCAGTTACATCAGCAAGCATGGCAAGATCAACAAGGGCTAAATAATGCCCATTTACAGTAA
- a CDS encoding DUF2170 family protein: protein MNIHKIADYLNALADDSDTGMVFDCQPISGEVDVLQITVFGREELPIFVSVTDDQILCITYLWGEEEVKTDKINEMHVSMLEMNIPMPLSSFSKIGEKYVIFGALAISSTFDDIEHELAVLSNNALEIIDDMSDYLI from the coding sequence ATGAATATTCATAAGATAGCTGACTACTTAAATGCTTTAGCCGATGACTCGGACACTGGGATGGTTTTTGATTGCCAACCAATTTCAGGTGAAGTTGATGTATTACAGATAACAGTTTTTGGCCGTGAAGAGCTACCTATTTTTGTTTCGGTAACTGATGATCAAATTCTTTGCATCACCTACCTCTGGGGTGAAGAAGAAGTTAAAACAGATAAGATCAATGAAATGCACGTCAGTATGTTAGAGATGAACATTCCAATGCCATTATCTTCATTTTCAAAAATTGGTGAAAAGTATGTCATTTTTGGCGCACTCGCGATTAGCTCAACTTTTGATGATATAGAACACGAACTAGCGGTATTGAGTAACAATGCACTAGAAATTATTGACGACATGAGTGATTACTTAATTTAA
- a CDS encoding PspA/IM30 family protein, with amino-acid sequence MSIFKKIMTAIRGGATEVGESIIDSNATRIFEQEIRDAENHLTRAKRDLTGVMAQQMSSSRDVERIKREVVEHEGYAVQALDKGDDELALAVAEKISTLENELTTQQQALDSFQGNAERLKELVKKSERQVAEYKRQLSMVKTTESVQKATSAITDNFSSSNSKLLNAKDSLERIKAKQQKFDDRMKAAEVLESENSDTSLEAKLKEAGIGANDNNANSVLERLKAKKK; translated from the coding sequence ATGAGTATATTTAAGAAAATTATGACCGCTATACGCGGCGGTGCAACTGAAGTGGGTGAATCAATTATTGACTCAAACGCTACCCGTATTTTTGAGCAAGAAATTCGTGATGCTGAAAATCACTTAACCAGAGCTAAACGTGACTTAACTGGTGTAATGGCACAACAAATGTCGTCTAGCCGTGACGTTGAACGTATTAAACGTGAAGTGGTAGAACATGAAGGTTATGCCGTGCAAGCCCTTGATAAAGGTGACGATGAACTTGCATTAGCCGTTGCAGAAAAAATTTCTACCCTTGAAAACGAGCTTACTACGCAACAACAAGCGCTTGATAGCTTTCAAGGTAATGCCGAACGATTAAAAGAGTTAGTGAAAAAGAGTGAACGCCAAGTTGCTGAATACAAGCGCCAATTATCTATGGTAAAAACCACAGAAAGCGTACAGAAAGCGACATCAGCAATTACTGATAACTTTTCATCAAGTAACTCTAAACTATTAAATGCGAAAGACTCTTTAGAGCGCATTAAAGCCAAGCAACAAAAGTTTGATGATCGTATGAAAGCGGCTGAAGTTTTAGAATCTGAGAATTCAGATACGTCACTAGAAGCTAAGCTTAAAGAAGCAGGTATTGGCGCAAACGACAACAACGCTAATTCAGTACTAGAGCGTTTAAAAGCTAAGAAAAAATAA
- a CDS encoding potassium channel family protein, with protein MIVVQKAMEKTNLYRVDGFGVKNYNYGFIGAASLILFITLNISLGYLTYQAEVGLDASPVNSYSDALWLMVMSATTIGFGDVYPITFVGRACVFVMFILGVGILGGMGAVFVNKIFGFADTNIKNRELRMQNAQIIAQNAETAKKLIALEEKLEALTKSLNK; from the coding sequence ATGATAGTCGTACAAAAAGCCATGGAAAAAACCAATTTATACCGCGTCGATGGTTTCGGGGTAAAAAATTACAACTACGGTTTTATCGGCGCAGCATCTTTGATCTTATTTATAACGTTAAATATATCGTTAGGTTACCTAACTTATCAAGCAGAAGTTGGGCTTGATGCCTCACCAGTTAATAGCTACAGCGATGCTCTATGGCTAATGGTAATGTCTGCAACTACCATTGGTTTTGGCGATGTTTACCCCATCACTTTTGTAGGTCGAGCATGCGTTTTTGTTATGTTCATTCTAGGTGTTGGTATTTTGGGCGGCATGGGCGCGGTGTTTGTAAATAAAATATTTGGCTTTGCCGATACTAATATTAAAAACCGTGAGCTAAGAATGCAAAACGCACAAATTATTGCTCAAAATGCAGAAACAGCTAAAAAACTTATAGCGTTGGAAGAAAAACTAGAAGCGCTAACAAAGTCCCTCAATAAATAG
- a CDS encoding Lpp/OprI family alanine-zipper lipoprotein has translation MLLKKLTIVAAIAIISGCANNSALEANISQLNQKVDSLTDKVNSLSSQTKAVSAEVNELGMAQEKTNQAVKDTNERIDNVVASYKK, from the coding sequence ATGCTATTAAAAAAACTAACCATAGTAGCCGCTATTGCCATTATAAGTGGTTGTGCTAATAACTCTGCTCTAGAAGCAAATATCTCTCAACTAAATCAAAAAGTGGATAGCTTAACAGATAAAGTTAATAGCCTATCTTCTCAAACTAAAGCAGTATCAGCTGAAGTCAACGAATTAGGTATGGCGCAAGAAAAAACTAACCAAGCAGTAAAAGATACTAATGAACGCATTGATAATGTAGTAGCTAGTTACAAAAAGTAA
- a CDS encoding L,D-transpeptidase family protein gives MSNLFSNVFTFKKLICSFLLSFVVFVSAAKTYNLPPEGSRLIGDMQYHEVIKGDYFQRIAEHYNVGFLALMAANPGVDPFLPTLGHQLVIPSQMLLPFGKREGIIINLPELRLYYFPENSDKVHVFPVGIGREGLATPKTISYIGEKRKDPVWRPTTEMKARYFAEHGRKLADEVPAGTNNPFGKYALRLGTSVYLLHGSNQRFGIGMRASSGCIRLYDDDIEWLYQHVAINTPVKIVDQAIKLSYEPNKKLIEVHSPLTGDNGEMSKTDITSAVRAFVGDFPENKSLLLNQVTNPKGLVTELHAN, from the coding sequence ATGTCAAATTTATTCTCAAATGTGTTTACATTCAAAAAGTTGATTTGTAGTTTTCTCCTTAGCTTTGTTGTATTTGTAAGTGCTGCTAAAACCTATAATTTACCTCCAGAGGGCTCTCGATTGATTGGTGATATGCAATATCATGAAGTGATCAAAGGAGACTACTTTCAACGCATTGCCGAACATTATAATGTTGGCTTTCTCGCCTTAATGGCAGCTAACCCAGGTGTTGACCCATTTCTCCCTACTTTAGGGCATCAGTTGGTTATACCTAGTCAAATGTTGCTACCTTTTGGTAAACGTGAAGGCATTATTATTAATCTACCCGAATTACGGTTGTATTATTTTCCAGAAAATAGTGACAAGGTTCATGTTTTCCCTGTGGGTATTGGTAGGGAAGGGTTAGCAACACCAAAAACAATAAGCTATATAGGTGAAAAGCGTAAAGATCCAGTTTGGCGGCCAACGACTGAAATGAAGGCGCGATATTTTGCTGAACATGGTCGCAAGTTAGCAGATGAAGTACCCGCGGGAACTAATAATCCGTTCGGAAAATATGCTTTGCGTTTAGGTACTAGTGTGTATTTATTGCATGGTTCGAATCAACGTTTTGGTATCGGTATGCGTGCTAGCTCAGGTTGTATTCGTTTATATGACGATGATATTGAGTGGCTATATCAACATGTTGCGATTAACACACCGGTAAAAATTGTTGACCAGGCAATAAAGCTTTCTTACGAGCCAAACAAAAAGTTGATTGAAGTGCATAGCCCATTAACCGGAGATAACGGTGAAATGAGTAAAACCGATATTACATCTGCTGTTAGGGCGTTTGTCGGCGACTTCCCTGAAAATAAAAGCCTGTTATTAAATCAAGTAACAAACCCTAAAGGTTTGGTTACAGAGTTACACGCGAATTAA
- a CDS encoding CYTH and CHAD domain-containing protein, whose protein sequence is MTTEIELKYLVLGDNTQEKISQTLNHENIQFSYQEKQLANCYFDTPDLNLRHHDMGLRVRRNNNHIEQTIKTAGQVVGGLHSRPEYNVDIASERPILSLFPNEIWHEDQSPEHIQRELVALFDTNFKRCTWLITDKSGNVVELAYDQGEITSSDKKESIHELEFELVEGETSALFNLATLLFNVLALRPGIKSKAARGYALWRTEPALNQSQQAGYICEKRSDSIASAFTHGLSQGLTRLQKSIESYLMAPSLQTLVQVKAELATLRHGFWLFADYLSAEELLIRDGLSHFIHLLAWVDNAIHLQELTNKTGNYRKKLDFSQQLIEQLKIEKRRFPNNDDISQLLHSSRFNQLQLSILKLFLSRSQQQLTDPKVKDDSLIKFAQNKIKFSLRELNEQMNNLSTLQCHQYIALSKPLYRSSLTGTWLAGLFDNELRDKFRRPWLDLKQGITELHSLWIIQLQLEKLDNPPKKIVQWQNSKVEGLLIALNNTKSIAIAMPPYWHE, encoded by the coding sequence ATGACAACCGAAATAGAGCTTAAATATTTAGTTTTAGGCGATAATACCCAAGAAAAGATCAGCCAAACTCTTAACCACGAAAATATTCAATTTAGCTATCAGGAAAAGCAATTGGCTAATTGCTACTTTGATACGCCCGATTTGAACTTACGCCATCATGATATGGGCTTAAGAGTTCGTCGTAATAATAATCATATTGAGCAAACAATTAAAACAGCTGGTCAGGTTGTTGGTGGTTTACATAGCCGACCTGAATATAATGTTGATATAGCAAGCGAACGCCCAATATTGTCGCTTTTTCCAAATGAAATTTGGCACGAAGATCAATCTCCCGAACATATTCAACGAGAGTTAGTCGCTTTATTCGATACTAACTTTAAACGCTGCACTTGGCTCATTACCGATAAAAGTGGCAACGTGGTTGAACTGGCTTACGATCAAGGTGAAATTACTAGCTCAGACAAAAAAGAAAGTATTCATGAACTTGAGTTTGAACTGGTTGAAGGTGAAACATCGGCTTTATTTAATTTAGCTACGCTACTTTTTAATGTGTTAGCACTTCGACCTGGTATTAAAAGCAAAGCCGCACGCGGTTATGCGCTTTGGCGAACAGAACCGGCGTTAAATCAATCTCAACAAGCTGGTTATATTTGTGAAAAGCGCAGTGACTCAATTGCTTCAGCTTTTACACACGGCCTAAGTCAAGGGCTTACGCGTTTGCAAAAGAGTATTGAAAGCTACTTAATGGCTCCAAGCTTACAAACCTTGGTTCAGGTTAAAGCTGAATTAGCCACTTTACGTCACGGTTTTTGGTTGTTTGCAGATTATTTATCAGCAGAAGAATTGCTGATCAGAGATGGATTAAGCCATTTTATACATCTATTAGCTTGGGTTGATAACGCAATACATTTGCAAGAACTAACCAACAAAACAGGCAATTACCGTAAAAAACTCGACTTTAGCCAACAACTTATTGAACAGCTTAAAATAGAGAAACGCCGCTTCCCAAATAACGATGATATTTCTCAACTTTTACACAGTAGTAGGTTTAATCAATTACAACTGTCGATACTGAAACTCTTTTTATCTCGAAGTCAGCAACAACTTACAGATCCTAAAGTGAAGGATGACTCACTGATTAAATTTGCTCAAAATAAAATAAAATTTAGTCTACGTGAGCTAAATGAACAGATGAACAATTTGAGCACTTTGCAATGTCATCAATACATCGCCTTGAGTAAACCTCTTTATCGCAGTTCATTAACAGGCACTTGGCTTGCTGGTTTATTCGATAACGAGCTGCGTGATAAATTTCGCCGCCCATGGCTTGATTTAAAACAAGGCATAACAGAGTTACATTCATTGTGGATTATTCAACTGCAATTAGAGAAGCTTGATAACCCACCGAAAAAAATTGTTCAGTGGCAAAATAGTAAAGTGGAAGGTTTATTAATCGCATTGAACAACACTAAATCTATCGCTATTGCTATGCCGCCATATTGGCATGAATAG
- a CDS encoding TIGR04211 family SH3 domain-containing protein → MMNIKKTFVTLLFLTPLFSFAEEADSTTTAGYISEDLIVYMHTGAGKNYRIQGTVNSGEKVELTGNSNNDYSEIITDKDRIGWIESKHVSTKPGMRYVIADLNEKLASFQSGKSDMTQQLNDATLEIDALKSERSDLQNSISALNMDLTQTKSQLKNQDTSIKKQWFFNGAIVLGVGLLFGLILPRLFSKRKSSMENWG, encoded by the coding sequence ATGATGAACATAAAAAAAACATTCGTTACTCTACTATTTTTAACTCCTTTATTTTCTTTCGCCGAAGAGGCCGATTCAACGACTACGGCTGGCTATATCTCTGAAGATTTAATTGTTTATATGCATACAGGTGCTGGCAAAAACTATCGCATACAAGGTACTGTTAACTCTGGTGAAAAAGTAGAGTTAACTGGTAATTCAAATAATGATTACAGCGAAATAATTACTGATAAAGACCGCATAGGCTGGATCGAAAGCAAGCATGTTTCAACCAAACCAGGCATGCGTTATGTTATCGCTGACTTAAATGAAAAACTCGCTAGTTTTCAATCCGGCAAAAGTGATATGACTCAGCAACTTAATGACGCCACTTTAGAAATTGACGCATTAAAGTCTGAACGCAGTGATCTACAAAATAGCATTTCTGCACTCAACATGGACTTAACACAAACAAAATCACAATTGAAAAATCAAGACACTAGTATTAAAAAGCAATGGTTTTTTAATGGCGCAATCGTCTTAGGTGTTGGTTTATTATTTGGTTTGATCTTACCGCGTTTATTTTCAAAACGTAAATCTAGTATGGAAAACTGGGGCTAA